The Halobacterium hubeiense genome contains the following window.
ACAACATGGAGCCCGGGCTCCGCGAGACCATCGTGGAGGCGCTCGACGGCGTCGACCACGCGGAAGTGATGACCACGGACACCCACATCGTCAACACCGTCGAGTCCACGAATCAGGTCGGCGGCGCCATCGACTGGGACGAACTCGTCGACCTCGTCGTCGGCCTCACGGAGGAGGCGGTCGCCGACCTCGAACCCGTCGAAGCCGGGATGGCCAGCGAGCGCGCGGAGGTCACCGTGTTCGGCAACGACCGCACGGAGACGCTCGCCAGCCACGCCAACGCCGTCATCGCGATGGGCGGCGCCATCGCCGGCCTCGCCGTGCTCGCCACCGTCGCCATCAGCGTCCTCATCTTCTTCCTGACGTAGCGGTTGCGGTCGCGACGGCTACCGCTGCGCGTTCGTGAAGCGAACGAGTGAGAAAACTACTCGTCCGCGAACAGGTCGTCGACGGCGCCGCGCGCCGCGAGCGCGGCGTCATCCGCGACCTGCTCGACGTCGGCGTCGGCGTCCGGCGCGTGGACGTAGACGTCCACGTCGAGTACGCCGTCCTCGAACGTGACAGTGACGTCGAGATCGTCGACGTCACCGGTCGCGAGCCGCGAGAACACGAGGCCTTCGGCGGCCTCGGCGGCGGCCTCCACGACTTCCTCGTCGGACGGTTCCTCGTCAGTCATCAGTTACGCGCTCGGGCCGCCCATCGGACCGCCGCCGCCGGCACCGCCGAGCATCTCCTGGAGCTCCTCCTGGAGGTCCTCGAACTGCTCCTGCACGCGCTCCTCCTGCTTCGAGAGGGTCTCGACGCGGACTTCGAGGTCGTCGACTTTCTCCTCGAGGTCGTCGGCGGCGTCGTCGTAGTCGGTCTCCACGAGGAGTTCGCCGACCTCGCGGTACATCGTCGCGTCCTCGTCGATGTCGTCGAGGGCGTTGAGGGCGGTCTCGGCGTCCGAGAGCTGGGTCTCGGCCTGCTGCTTCTGGGCCGCGACCGTCTGCGCTTTCTCCTGAAGGTCCTGTAGCTGCTCGAGCTTCTCCTGTGCTTCCGGCGGCAGATTGCCCTGCATACGTCTGGGGAGGCGCGCCCGACAGAAAAACCCCCGTATTACGCTCCGCGCAGCCAGCGCCGCGCGCTCGCCGGCCTCGGACCGCTCAGCGGTGCTGGCGGCCGGCGGCAGCGGCGCGCTCGGCGACCTCCACGAGCGTCAGCCACGTGTTGTTCCCCGCGCGCAGCGCGGTCAGGTCCGCGGCGTCGACGGTCACCGTGACGGTCGCGTCCTCGCGCTCGACGGCCGCCCGGCTACGGTCGCCCTCGATGTCGCCGGCTTCCACCGCGACGCTGCGCTCGACGGCGCGAGCGACCGCGGGAGAGTCGTACTCGAAAACCAGCTCCGTGGCGTGGTCCACCGGCCTAGCGAACGTCGACTTCCTTGACGTCGCGGCTCCGCTCTTTCAGGAGGACGCGGTGCCCGCAGTACGGACACCGAACCCCGCCGTACTCGTCGAGTTCGACGTCGCGCTTACAGCGGGAGCACTTGTACGCCATTATTCCTCGACGGCTTCGACGTCGGCTTCGGCGTTCGCTTCGCCTTCGTCCTCGCCGAGCGCCGCGCGGATGGAGCGGCTGACGGTGCGTCCGCCCGGCGTCTTGGGCTTGTACGCGCCGCCGGCGTACTTGTAGTCGCACTTCGAGCACTGCCAGATGCCGGTCCCCTGACGGGAGACGGCGTCGGAACCGCAGTCCGGGCAGGCGTGTTTCTCGTTCATCTCGTCCTCGATTTCGGAGACGCGACGCCGAGAGACGCGGCCGTAGCGCGCGCCGAATCGGCCGGCGCTCCCCGTGGAGCCCTTCTTAGCCATAGTGAACGCTTCTACCGTCGGGGCGCACATAAACGCTACGTTGCGTGGCCGACCGTCGGGAGGCCACGTCAATGCGAACGCGGAGCGCAGCGATGCGTGAGCAGCGTGGTCGACCGCAGGGAGACCACGTTAACGCGAACGGCGAACGGAGTGAGCCGTGAGTCCCACGTCAGTCCCGCAGTTCTTCCTCGTCGAGCGCGTCGTTGAGGTCCGCGCGGACGCGCTCGCCGGTGTCGCGGTTCATCGCCGTCGTCACGACGCGGTTCTCCTGCACGCTGGAGCCGTCGCGAATCAGCAGCCGGAGGTTGCCGTTGTCGTCGGCGCGCGT
Protein-coding sequences here:
- a CDS encoding DUF3194 domain-containing protein, encoding MTDEEPSDEEVVEAAAEAAEGLVFSRLATGDVDDLDVTVTFEDGVLDVDVYVHAPDADADVEQVADDAALAARGAVDDLFADE
- a CDS encoding prefoldin subunit beta; its protein translation is MQGNLPPEAQEKLEQLQDLQEKAQTVAAQKQQAETQLSDAETALNALDDIDEDATMYREVGELLVETDYDDAADDLEEKVDDLEVRVETLSKQEERVQEQFEDLQEELQEMLGGAGGGGPMGGPSA
- a CDS encoding KEOPS complex subunit Pcc1, giving the protein MDHATELVFEYDSPAVARAVERSVAVEAGDIEGDRSRAAVEREDATVTVTVDAADLTALRAGNNTWLTLVEVAERAAAAGRQHR
- a CDS encoding DNA-directed RNA polymerase subunit P — its product is MAYKCSRCKRDVELDEYGGVRCPYCGHRVLLKERSRDVKEVDVR
- a CDS encoding 50S ribosomal protein L37ae; the encoded protein is MAKKGSTGSAGRFGARYGRVSRRRVSEIEDEMNEKHACPDCGSDAVSRQGTGIWQCSKCDYKYAGGAYKPKTPGGRTVSRSIRAALGEDEGEANAEADVEAVEE